The following coding sequences lie in one Labrus bergylta chromosome 5, fLabBer1.1, whole genome shotgun sequence genomic window:
- the ccdc66 gene encoding coiled-coil domain-containing protein 66 isoform X3, protein MNLGDGLLFELENGKPRLILLSHGSEKNPSKPSCRPRTANILSSRQPSCVDELQGEERPARQLAVRHRESKSKTGGAAATSFTSNTATTGGKSTTGCNVKVTPKVKSDRQKHSTTVGSLRTNGKPGQPQSSGTQAGGKKGTKDTSVRGDTGLKDGMVCLTSEQLQKILNTVQTSSTGRLPPEESRTHENKTGSKSDSSTNEGGEMKEEDRGGGGTETPGCSQDKNNRSSGCLFSWMDQRQSESRAAVDAKKAQWRRELDEQVALKQQKQQQRSAPSRLQAEEDTDSLLSVQTSFSLREQPAAIRSSLRLGEVTPVEEMLGLERREDQRRRWLQELDRQKEETTERRRREKLLQSQTEDHELWATHFDSLQKKPPVLQTAAPSAPPPALSNGSERGEWEPSSSLSLVWEAMSSCGAESVGGASVDTTSGYPTRASHLRTMTALLDPVQIEERERRRLKQLEQQRDIEAQLEERRQLKTQEEARRREEEEQEERRLALERNRLERRYELDAQKSSHHEVKPKKNFDEERHEETEEHRVTRRGVSSEEEEEEEVDSPVSPFRDTAVQTDEAPSLALTADTHGSSHPPSLAAAPPNGRSRAGRAGKENICVQAAGRGGGGGGGGGGDPYEVFARTERSRRDKRRPEWNTQRPSRRFVPASERYPAPLQRHRQESRLKRQAELRALQEKACLSRTDPPLSQDPRVLPNPSQTETSPDRKGESFTRGPSSSAAVDSDRGRSPPVPAVRHRVQGQQAPPSSPPPPLYPPVLEYIPYVRTHEVFNLDPLEPADTPPPHTHTEAPPQTSTSPPAPPHRDALLRPELGRTTQTHRQQEILRGLAQLRQGLLQKQRELEIDLNPLLKRHDNDLRTSSASHRM, encoded by the exons ATGAATCTCGG AGATGGCCTGCTGTTTGAACTTGAAAATGGAAAACCCAGGTTGATTCTACTCAGTCATG GTTCTGAGAAGAATCCATCAAAG CCGTCCTGTAGGCCCAGAACGGCAAACATCCTGAGCTCCAGGCAGCCGTCCTGTGTGGATGAGCTGCAGGGAGAGGAGCGTCCGGCCCGGCAGCTGGCAGTGAGGCACAGAGAGAGCAAGAGCAAgacaggaggagcagcagctaCCTCCTTCACCTCCAACACAGCCACCACTGGGGGGAAGAGCACCACAGGGTGCAATGTGAAAGTCACACCCAAG GTGAAGTctgacagacaaaaacacagcaccACTGTTGGCTCACTGAGGACCAATGGGAAGCCAGGACAGCCTCAGAGCAGTGGTACACAAGCCGGGGGGAAGAAGGGAACAAAGGACACATCGGTCAGGGGGGACACAGGACTGAAGGATGGCATGGTGTGTTTGACCAGTGAGCAGCTTCAGAAGATCCTCAACACGGTCCAGACCTCCAGCACAGGCCGACTCCCGCCGGAGGAGAGCAGGACACACG aaaaCAAAACGGGCTCAAAATCTGACTCCTCGACTAATGAGGGAGGAGAGATGAAGGAGGaagatagaggaggaggaggaacagaaacGCCTGGATGTTcacaggacaaaaacaacag GTCGTCTGGATGTCTGTTCAGCTGGATGGACCAGCGACAGTCAGAGAGCAGAGCGGCCGTCGACGCCAAGAAGGCTCAGTGGAGGAGAGAACTAG atgaGCAGGTGGCTctgaagcagcagaagcagcagcagcgttcAGCTCCCAGCAGACTTCAG gCCGAGGAGGACACAGACAGTTTGTTATCAGTTCAGACCTCCTTCAGCCTTCGAGAACAGCCGGCAGCCATCAGATCCAGCCTCAGACTCGGG GAGGTGACTCCGGTGGAGGAGATGCTGGGtttggagaggagagaggatcaGAGGAGAcgctggctgcaggagctggaccGACAGAAAGAGGAGACGACCGAGCGCAGGAGAagagagaagctgctgcagagccAG ACGGAGGACCACGAGCTTTGGGCCACACACTTTGACTCTCTGCAGAAAAAGCCTCCTGTCCTCCAGACTGCAGCTCCATCAGCTCCGCCTCCTGCGCTGTCTAACGGCTCAGAGCGAGGGGAGTGGGAGCCCTCGTCCAGCCTGTCTCTGGTGTGGGAGGCGATGAGCAGCTGTGGGGCGGAGAGTGTTGGAGGAGCCAGCGTGGATACAACCAGCGGATACCCGACCAGAGccag CCACCTGAGGACTATGACCGCCCTGCTGGACCCGGTACAGatagaagagagggagaggaggaggctcaaacagctggagcagcag AGGGACATCGAGGCTCAGCTGGAGGAGCGTCGACAGCTGAAGACACAGGAGGAggcgaggaggagagaggaagaggagcaggaggagaggaggttgGCACTGGAGAGAAATAGGCTGGAGAGACGGTACGAGCTGGACGCGCAGA agtcgaGCCATCATGAAGTAAAGCCTAAGAAGAACTTTGATGAGGAGAGACATGAAGAGACCGAGGAGCACAGGG TTACCAGACGTGGTGTGAGttctgaggaagaggaggaagaggaggtcgACAGTCCAGTATCTCCGTTCAGAGACACCGCTGTACAAACAG atgAAGCTCCCTCTCTCGCCCTTACAGCAGACACACATGGctcctctcatcctccttctctagCTGCTGCTCCTCCAAACGGAAGGAGCCGAGCGGGGAGAGCAGGCAAGGAGAACATCTGTGTACaagcagcaggaagaggaggaggaggaggaggaggaggtggaggagaccCATACGAGGTGTTTGCCCGCACAGAAAGGAGcaggagagacaagaggaggCCCGAGTGGAACACACAGAG GCCAAGCCGGCGGTTCGTCCCGGCCTCGGAGCGTTACCCGGCCcctctgcagagacacagacaggagaGTCGACTGAAGAGGCAGGCGGAGCTCCGAGCTCTGCAGGAGAAGGCCTGTCTGTCCCGGACCGACCCTCCTCTGAGCCAGGACCCCCGTGTCCTCCCAAACCCGTCACAGACCGAAACCAGCCCCGACAGGAAG GGGGAGAGTTTTACCCGAGGACCGAGCTCCTCTGCAGCCGTCGACTCTGACAG GGGGCGCTCTCCTCCCGTCCCTGCTGTCAGACACAGAGTTCAGGGTCAGCAGGCCCcgccctcctccccccctcctcctctctatccTCCTGTTCTGGAGTACATCCCTTACGTCCGCACCCATGAAGTCTTCAACCTGGATCCTCTGGAGCCTGcagacacccccccaccccacacacacacag AAGCTCCTCCTCAGACTTCTAcgtctcctcctgctcctcctcatcgGGACGCCCTCCTCCGTCCTGAACTAGGACGCACCACACAAACTCACCGACAGCAGGAGATCCTGAGAGGCCTGGCCCAGCTGAGACAG ggttTGTTACAGAAGCAGAGGGAGCTGGAGATCGATCTGAATCCTCTCCTGAAGCGCCATGACAACGACCTCCGGACGTCATCAGCATCACACCGCATGTGA
- the ccdc66 gene encoding coiled-coil domain-containing protein 66 isoform X1: MNLGDGLLFELENGKPRLILLSHGSEKNPSKPSCRPRTANILSSRQPSCVDELQGEERPARQLAVRHRESKSKTGGAAATSFTSNTATTGGKSTTGCNVKVTPKVKSDRQKHSTTVGSLRTNGKPGQPQSSGTQAGGKKGTKDTSVRGDTGLKDGMVCLTSEQLQKILNTVQTSSTGRLPPEESRTHENKTGSKSDSSTNEGGEMKEEDRGGGGTETPGCSQDKNNRSSGCLFSWMDQRQSESRAAVDAKKAQWRRELDEQVALKQQKQQQRSAPSRLQAEEDTDSLLSVQTSFSLREQPAAIRSSLRLGEVTPVEEMLGLERREDQRRRWLQELDRQKEETTERRRREKLLQSQTEDHELWATHFDSLQKKPPVLQTAAPSAPPPALSNGSERGEWEPSSSLSLVWEAMSSCGAESVGGASVDTTSGYPTRASHLRTMTALLDPVQIEERERRRLKQLEQQRDIEAQLEERRQLKTQEEARRREEEEQEERRLALERNRLERRYELDAQRQKSSHHEVKPKKNFDEERHEETEEHRVTRRGVSSEEEEEEEVDSPVSPFRDTAVQTDEAPSLALTADTHGSSHPPSLAAAPPNGRSRAGRAGKENICVQAAGRGGGGGGGGGGDPYEVFARTERSRRDKRRPEWNTQRPSRRFVPASERYPAPLQRHRQESRLKRQAELRALQEKACLSRTDPPLSQDPRVLPNPSQTETSPDRKGESFTRGPSSSAAVDSDRGRSPPVPAVRHRVQGQQAPPSSPPPPLYPPVLEYIPYVRTHEVFNLDPLEPADTPPPHTHTEAPPQTSTSPPAPPHRDALLRPELGRTTQTHRQQEILRGLAQLRQGLLQKQRELEIDLNPLLKRHDNDLRTSSASHRM, from the exons ATGAATCTCGG AGATGGCCTGCTGTTTGAACTTGAAAATGGAAAACCCAGGTTGATTCTACTCAGTCATG GTTCTGAGAAGAATCCATCAAAG CCGTCCTGTAGGCCCAGAACGGCAAACATCCTGAGCTCCAGGCAGCCGTCCTGTGTGGATGAGCTGCAGGGAGAGGAGCGTCCGGCCCGGCAGCTGGCAGTGAGGCACAGAGAGAGCAAGAGCAAgacaggaggagcagcagctaCCTCCTTCACCTCCAACACAGCCACCACTGGGGGGAAGAGCACCACAGGGTGCAATGTGAAAGTCACACCCAAG GTGAAGTctgacagacaaaaacacagcaccACTGTTGGCTCACTGAGGACCAATGGGAAGCCAGGACAGCCTCAGAGCAGTGGTACACAAGCCGGGGGGAAGAAGGGAACAAAGGACACATCGGTCAGGGGGGACACAGGACTGAAGGATGGCATGGTGTGTTTGACCAGTGAGCAGCTTCAGAAGATCCTCAACACGGTCCAGACCTCCAGCACAGGCCGACTCCCGCCGGAGGAGAGCAGGACACACG aaaaCAAAACGGGCTCAAAATCTGACTCCTCGACTAATGAGGGAGGAGAGATGAAGGAGGaagatagaggaggaggaggaacagaaacGCCTGGATGTTcacaggacaaaaacaacag GTCGTCTGGATGTCTGTTCAGCTGGATGGACCAGCGACAGTCAGAGAGCAGAGCGGCCGTCGACGCCAAGAAGGCTCAGTGGAGGAGAGAACTAG atgaGCAGGTGGCTctgaagcagcagaagcagcagcagcgttcAGCTCCCAGCAGACTTCAG gCCGAGGAGGACACAGACAGTTTGTTATCAGTTCAGACCTCCTTCAGCCTTCGAGAACAGCCGGCAGCCATCAGATCCAGCCTCAGACTCGGG GAGGTGACTCCGGTGGAGGAGATGCTGGGtttggagaggagagaggatcaGAGGAGAcgctggctgcaggagctggaccGACAGAAAGAGGAGACGACCGAGCGCAGGAGAagagagaagctgctgcagagccAG ACGGAGGACCACGAGCTTTGGGCCACACACTTTGACTCTCTGCAGAAAAAGCCTCCTGTCCTCCAGACTGCAGCTCCATCAGCTCCGCCTCCTGCGCTGTCTAACGGCTCAGAGCGAGGGGAGTGGGAGCCCTCGTCCAGCCTGTCTCTGGTGTGGGAGGCGATGAGCAGCTGTGGGGCGGAGAGTGTTGGAGGAGCCAGCGTGGATACAACCAGCGGATACCCGACCAGAGccag CCACCTGAGGACTATGACCGCCCTGCTGGACCCGGTACAGatagaagagagggagaggaggaggctcaaacagctggagcagcag AGGGACATCGAGGCTCAGCTGGAGGAGCGTCGACAGCTGAAGACACAGGAGGAggcgaggaggagagaggaagaggagcaggaggagaggaggttgGCACTGGAGAGAAATAGGCTGGAGAGACGGTACGAGCTGGACGCGCAGAGGCAGAAG tcgaGCCATCATGAAGTAAAGCCTAAGAAGAACTTTGATGAGGAGAGACATGAAGAGACCGAGGAGCACAGGG TTACCAGACGTGGTGTGAGttctgaggaagaggaggaagaggaggtcgACAGTCCAGTATCTCCGTTCAGAGACACCGCTGTACAAACAG atgAAGCTCCCTCTCTCGCCCTTACAGCAGACACACATGGctcctctcatcctccttctctagCTGCTGCTCCTCCAAACGGAAGGAGCCGAGCGGGGAGAGCAGGCAAGGAGAACATCTGTGTACaagcagcaggaagaggaggaggaggaggaggaggaggtggaggagaccCATACGAGGTGTTTGCCCGCACAGAAAGGAGcaggagagacaagaggaggCCCGAGTGGAACACACAGAG GCCAAGCCGGCGGTTCGTCCCGGCCTCGGAGCGTTACCCGGCCcctctgcagagacacagacaggagaGTCGACTGAAGAGGCAGGCGGAGCTCCGAGCTCTGCAGGAGAAGGCCTGTCTGTCCCGGACCGACCCTCCTCTGAGCCAGGACCCCCGTGTCCTCCCAAACCCGTCACAGACCGAAACCAGCCCCGACAGGAAG GGGGAGAGTTTTACCCGAGGACCGAGCTCCTCTGCAGCCGTCGACTCTGACAG GGGGCGCTCTCCTCCCGTCCCTGCTGTCAGACACAGAGTTCAGGGTCAGCAGGCCCcgccctcctccccccctcctcctctctatccTCCTGTTCTGGAGTACATCCCTTACGTCCGCACCCATGAAGTCTTCAACCTGGATCCTCTGGAGCCTGcagacacccccccaccccacacacacacag AAGCTCCTCCTCAGACTTCTAcgtctcctcctgctcctcctcatcgGGACGCCCTCCTCCGTCCTGAACTAGGACGCACCACACAAACTCACCGACAGCAGGAGATCCTGAGAGGCCTGGCCCAGCTGAGACAG ggttTGTTACAGAAGCAGAGGGAGCTGGAGATCGATCTGAATCCTCTCCTGAAGCGCCATGACAACGACCTCCGGACGTCATCAGCATCACACCGCATGTGA
- the ccdc66 gene encoding coiled-coil domain-containing protein 66 isoform X2 has protein sequence MNLGDGLLFELENGKPRLILLSHGSEKNPSKPSCRPRTANILSSRQPSCVDELQGEERPARQLAVRHRESKSKTGGAAATSFTSNTATTGGKSTTGCNVKVTPKVKSDRQKHSTTVGSLRTNGKPGQPQSSGTQAGGKKGTKDTSVRGDTGLKDGMVCLTSEQLQKILNTVQTSSTGRLPPEESRTHENKTGSKSDSSTNEGGEMKEEDRGGGGTETPGCSQDKNNRSSGCLFSWMDQRQSESRAAVDAKKAQWRRELDEQVALKQQKQQQRSAPSRLQAEEDTDSLLSVQTSFSLREQPAAIRSSLRLGEVTPVEEMLGLERREDQRRRWLQELDRQKEETTERRRREKLLQSQTEDHELWATHFDSLQKKPPVLQTAAPSAPPPALSNGSERGEWEPSSSLSLVWEAMSSCGAESVGGASVDTTSGYPTRASHLRTMTALLDPVQIEERERRRLKQLEQQRDIEAQLEERRQLKTQEEARRREEEEQEERRLALERNRLERRYELDAQRQKSSHHEVKPKKNFDEERHEETEEHRVTRRGVSSEEEEEEEVDSPVSPFRDTAVQTDEAPSLALTADTHGSSHPPSLAAAPPNGRSRAGRAGKENICVQAAGRGGGGGGGGGGDPYEVFARTERSRRDKRRPEWNTQRPSRRFVPASERYPAPLQRHRQESRLKRQAELRALQEKACLSRTDPPLSQDPRVLPNPSQTETSPDRKGESFTRGPSSSAAVDSDRGRSPPVPAVRHRVQGQQAPPSSPPPPLYPPVLEYIPYVRTHEVFNLDPLEPADTPPPHTEAPPQTSTSPPAPPHRDALLRPELGRTTQTHRQQEILRGLAQLRQGLLQKQRELEIDLNPLLKRHDNDLRTSSASHRM, from the exons ATGAATCTCGG AGATGGCCTGCTGTTTGAACTTGAAAATGGAAAACCCAGGTTGATTCTACTCAGTCATG GTTCTGAGAAGAATCCATCAAAG CCGTCCTGTAGGCCCAGAACGGCAAACATCCTGAGCTCCAGGCAGCCGTCCTGTGTGGATGAGCTGCAGGGAGAGGAGCGTCCGGCCCGGCAGCTGGCAGTGAGGCACAGAGAGAGCAAGAGCAAgacaggaggagcagcagctaCCTCCTTCACCTCCAACACAGCCACCACTGGGGGGAAGAGCACCACAGGGTGCAATGTGAAAGTCACACCCAAG GTGAAGTctgacagacaaaaacacagcaccACTGTTGGCTCACTGAGGACCAATGGGAAGCCAGGACAGCCTCAGAGCAGTGGTACACAAGCCGGGGGGAAGAAGGGAACAAAGGACACATCGGTCAGGGGGGACACAGGACTGAAGGATGGCATGGTGTGTTTGACCAGTGAGCAGCTTCAGAAGATCCTCAACACGGTCCAGACCTCCAGCACAGGCCGACTCCCGCCGGAGGAGAGCAGGACACACG aaaaCAAAACGGGCTCAAAATCTGACTCCTCGACTAATGAGGGAGGAGAGATGAAGGAGGaagatagaggaggaggaggaacagaaacGCCTGGATGTTcacaggacaaaaacaacag GTCGTCTGGATGTCTGTTCAGCTGGATGGACCAGCGACAGTCAGAGAGCAGAGCGGCCGTCGACGCCAAGAAGGCTCAGTGGAGGAGAGAACTAG atgaGCAGGTGGCTctgaagcagcagaagcagcagcagcgttcAGCTCCCAGCAGACTTCAG gCCGAGGAGGACACAGACAGTTTGTTATCAGTTCAGACCTCCTTCAGCCTTCGAGAACAGCCGGCAGCCATCAGATCCAGCCTCAGACTCGGG GAGGTGACTCCGGTGGAGGAGATGCTGGGtttggagaggagagaggatcaGAGGAGAcgctggctgcaggagctggaccGACAGAAAGAGGAGACGACCGAGCGCAGGAGAagagagaagctgctgcagagccAG ACGGAGGACCACGAGCTTTGGGCCACACACTTTGACTCTCTGCAGAAAAAGCCTCCTGTCCTCCAGACTGCAGCTCCATCAGCTCCGCCTCCTGCGCTGTCTAACGGCTCAGAGCGAGGGGAGTGGGAGCCCTCGTCCAGCCTGTCTCTGGTGTGGGAGGCGATGAGCAGCTGTGGGGCGGAGAGTGTTGGAGGAGCCAGCGTGGATACAACCAGCGGATACCCGACCAGAGccag CCACCTGAGGACTATGACCGCCCTGCTGGACCCGGTACAGatagaagagagggagaggaggaggctcaaacagctggagcagcag AGGGACATCGAGGCTCAGCTGGAGGAGCGTCGACAGCTGAAGACACAGGAGGAggcgaggaggagagaggaagaggagcaggaggagaggaggttgGCACTGGAGAGAAATAGGCTGGAGAGACGGTACGAGCTGGACGCGCAGAGGCAGAAG tcgaGCCATCATGAAGTAAAGCCTAAGAAGAACTTTGATGAGGAGAGACATGAAGAGACCGAGGAGCACAGGG TTACCAGACGTGGTGTGAGttctgaggaagaggaggaagaggaggtcgACAGTCCAGTATCTCCGTTCAGAGACACCGCTGTACAAACAG atgAAGCTCCCTCTCTCGCCCTTACAGCAGACACACATGGctcctctcatcctccttctctagCTGCTGCTCCTCCAAACGGAAGGAGCCGAGCGGGGAGAGCAGGCAAGGAGAACATCTGTGTACaagcagcaggaagaggaggaggaggaggaggaggaggtggaggagaccCATACGAGGTGTTTGCCCGCACAGAAAGGAGcaggagagacaagaggaggCCCGAGTGGAACACACAGAG GCCAAGCCGGCGGTTCGTCCCGGCCTCGGAGCGTTACCCGGCCcctctgcagagacacagacaggagaGTCGACTGAAGAGGCAGGCGGAGCTCCGAGCTCTGCAGGAGAAGGCCTGTCTGTCCCGGACCGACCCTCCTCTGAGCCAGGACCCCCGTGTCCTCCCAAACCCGTCACAGACCGAAACCAGCCCCGACAGGAAG GGGGAGAGTTTTACCCGAGGACCGAGCTCCTCTGCAGCCGTCGACTCTGACAG GGGGCGCTCTCCTCCCGTCCCTGCTGTCAGACACAGAGTTCAGGGTCAGCAGGCCCcgccctcctccccccctcctcctctctatccTCCTGTTCTGGAGTACATCCCTTACGTCCGCACCCATGAAGTCTTCAACCTGGATCCTCTGGAGCCTGcagacacccccccaccccaca CAGAAGCTCCTCCTCAGACTTCTAcgtctcctcctgctcctcctcatcgGGACGCCCTCCTCCGTCCTGAACTAGGACGCACCACACAAACTCACCGACAGCAGGAGATCCTGAGAGGCCTGGCCCAGCTGAGACAG ggttTGTTACAGAAGCAGAGGGAGCTGGAGATCGATCTGAATCCTCTCCTGAAGCGCCATGACAACGACCTCCGGACGTCATCAGCATCACACCGCATGTGA